One window of the Eschrichtius robustus isolate mEscRob2 chromosome 13, mEscRob2.pri, whole genome shotgun sequence genome contains the following:
- the GPRC5D gene encoding G-protein coupled receptor family C group 5 member D, which translates to MYEDCRESTGDYYFLCDTTGAWGTVLESLAATGIAVTVLLLLAFLFLMRRVQDCSQWNVLPTQFLFLLGVLGLFSLAFAFIIQLNQQTAPIRYFLFGVLFALCFSCLLAHASNLVKLVRGQVSSSWTTILCIAIGVSLLQTIIATEYVTLIMTRGTMFMDMTPYQLNVDFVVLLVYVLFLMALTFFVSKATFCGPCENWKQHGRLIFITVLISIIIWVVWISMLMRGNPQLQRQPEWDDPVLCIALVTNAWVFLLLYIIPELCFLYRSCQQDCPLQGNACPLPVYEGSFRAENQQLSRAQDGDGAEEDVALTEYGNPNSAADC; encoded by the coding sequence ATGTATGAGGACTGCAGAGAGTCCACTGGGGACTATTACTTCCTCTGTGACACCACGGGAGCGTGGGGCACTGTTCTGGAGTCCCTGGCAGCCACTGGCATAGCAGTTACAGTTTTGCTGCTCCTGGCATTTCTCTTCCTCATGAGAAGGGTTCAAGACTGCAGCCAGTGGAATGTCCTCCCCACGCAGTTCCTCTTCCTCCTGGGCGTGCTGGGGCTCTTCAGCCTTGCTTTTGCCTTCATCATCCAGCTCAATCAGCAGACCGCCCCCATCCGCTACTTTCTCTTTGGGGTCCTCTTTGCTCTCTGTTTCTCGTGCCTCTTGGCTCATGCCTCCAACCTGGTGAAGCTGGTCCGGGGTCAAGTGTCCTCCTCTTGGACGACAATTCTGTGCATTGCTATTGGTGTCAGCCTGTTGCAGACGATCATCGCCACCGAGTATGTGACTCTCATCATGACCAGAGGTACGATGTTTATGGATATGACACCCTATCAACTCAACGTGGACTTCGTGGTCCTCCTGGTTTACGTCCTCTTCCTGATGGCCCTCACGTTCTTCGTCTCCAAGGCCACCTTCTGTGGGCCGTGTGAGAACTGGAAGCAGCACGGAAGGCTCATCTTCATCACCGTGCTCATCTCCATCATCATCTGGGTGGTGTGGATCTCCATGCTCATGAGAGGCAACCCACAGCTCCAGCGGCAGCCCGAGTGGGACGACCCTGTCCTCTGCATCGCCCTGGTCACCAACGCGTGGGTTTTCCTGCTGCTGTACATCATACCGGAGCTGTGCTTTCTCTATAGATCGTGTCAGCAGGATTGCCCTCTGCAAGGCAATGCTTGCCCACTCCCAGTTTATGAAGGCAGCTTCAGAGCGGAGAATCAGCAACTCTCAAGAG